In one window of Gemmatimonadota bacterium DNA:
- the ypdA gene encoding YpdA family putative bacillithiol disulfide reductase, giving the protein MNAEATTLLVIGAGPCGLAVGVAARRAGVPCLLLDRRTVVSTIERYPLNMTFFSTPEKIEIGGVPFIASHEKPTRRDGLLYYRRVAEHFGLDARPGEEVSAVARRPGGGFEVRVRRRHDDTVYHADHVVFATGYYDWPNLLGVPGEDLPHVSHYFTEGHRHWHQDVIVIGAGNSSVDAALECWRAGARVTLVHVEEGFDRAVKPWVLPDINNRLKEGSITAAWRSRVVAITPAEVEVESLADGSRRRLPADAVLAMTGYHANTELLERLGVPVDQATGVAAHDEATMMTPVAGCFLAGVIASGKDANRLFIENARDHGELIVREVLRRGGGG; this is encoded by the coding sequence GTGAACGCCGAAGCCACCACGCTGCTGGTGATCGGCGCCGGGCCCTGCGGTCTGGCCGTGGGCGTCGCGGCCCGGCGCGCCGGGGTTCCGTGCCTCCTGCTCGACCGCCGCACGGTGGTCTCCACCATCGAGCGCTACCCGCTCAACATGACGTTCTTCTCCACCCCGGAGAAGATCGAGATCGGCGGCGTGCCGTTCATCGCCAGCCACGAGAAGCCCACCCGGCGGGACGGGCTGCTGTACTATCGCCGCGTGGCCGAGCACTTCGGGCTCGACGCGCGCCCCGGCGAGGAGGTCAGCGCCGTGGCCCGGCGCCCGGGCGGGGGCTTCGAGGTGCGGGTGCGCCGCCGCCACGACGACACCGTGTACCACGCCGACCACGTGGTCTTCGCCACCGGCTACTACGACTGGCCCAACCTCCTCGGCGTCCCCGGCGAGGACCTGCCGCACGTCTCGCACTACTTCACCGAGGGCCACCGGCACTGGCACCAGGACGTCATCGTCATCGGCGCGGGCAACAGCTCCGTGGACGCGGCCCTCGAGTGCTGGCGGGCCGGCGCCCGGGTGACGCTGGTGCACGTGGAGGAGGGCTTCGACCGGGCGGTGAAGCCCTGGGTGCTGCCCGACATCAACAACCGCCTCAAGGAAGGCAGCATCACGGCGGCGTGGCGGAGCCGGGTGGTGGCCATCACCCCGGCGGAGGTGGAGGTCGAGTCGCTGGCCGATGGCTCCCGCCGCCGCCTGCCGGCCGACGCGGTGCTCGCCATGACCGGCTACCACGCCAACACCGAGCTGCTGGAGCGCCTGGGCGTGCCGGTGGATCAGGCCACCGGGGTGGCGGCCCACGACGAGGCCACCATGATGACGCCGGTGGCCGGCTGCTTCCTGGCGGGCGTCATCGCCAGCGGCAAGGACGCCAACCGGCTGTTCATCGAGAACGCGCGGGACCACGGGGAGCTGATCGTGCGCGAGGTGCTCCGGCGAGGGGGCGGCGGATAG
- a CDS encoding adenylosuccinate synthase: MFNPKTHCVVVVGAQWGDEGKGKLVDVLAERADYVVRYQGGANAGHTVWIGDAQFILHQIPSGILHDRCTCVVGNGVVLDPETFFTELDGLTAKGVNTRGRIVISDRAHLVLPYHKLLDKAHERSQNIGTTGRGIGPAYEDKIGRRGVRVGDLRHLESAKALLSERVARANQLLAMMGSSELASEREHHELLERLAPRLLPMAVDAGCMVHTALKEGRRVLLEGAQGALLDVDHGTYPFVTSSNTTAGGAAIGAGVGPTAIDEVLGVVKAYTTRVGNGPLPTQAEPGVEEHLRKLGGEFGATTGRPRRCGWFDATVVRYSVRVNGLTGLAVTKLDVLDTFAEIPVCTDYTLEGEDCHEMPSDIRTLERVTPRYEMLPGWRKPTTGARKLADLPPEARAYLDRLQDLSGAPIRFVSVGTRRDQIIGVS, from the coding sequence ATGTTCAATCCGAAGACGCACTGCGTCGTTGTCGTCGGCGCCCAGTGGGGTGACGAGGGCAAGGGCAAGCTGGTGGATGTGCTCGCCGAGCGGGCGGACTATGTCGTCCGCTACCAGGGGGGCGCGAACGCCGGGCACACCGTCTGGATCGGCGATGCCCAGTTCATCCTGCACCAGATTCCCTCGGGGATCCTGCACGACCGGTGCACCTGCGTGGTGGGGAACGGGGTCGTGCTCGATCCCGAGACCTTCTTCACCGAGCTCGACGGGCTCACCGCCAAGGGCGTGAACACCAGGGGCCGGATCGTCATCTCCGACCGGGCTCACCTGGTGCTGCCCTACCACAAGCTGCTCGACAAGGCGCACGAGCGGAGCCAGAATATCGGCACCACGGGGCGCGGGATCGGGCCGGCGTACGAGGACAAGATCGGCCGCCGCGGGGTGCGGGTCGGCGACCTCCGGCACCTGGAGTCGGCCAAGGCGCTCCTCTCCGAGCGGGTGGCGCGCGCCAACCAGCTGCTGGCCATGATGGGCAGCAGCGAGCTCGCCTCCGAGCGGGAGCACCACGAGCTGCTGGAACGGCTGGCCCCGCGCCTCCTGCCCATGGCGGTGGACGCGGGCTGCATGGTGCACACGGCCCTCAAGGAGGGCCGCCGGGTGCTGCTCGAGGGGGCGCAGGGGGCGCTGCTCGACGTGGACCACGGCACCTACCCGTTCGTGACCTCGTCCAACACCACCGCCGGGGGCGCCGCGATCGGCGCGGGCGTGGGGCCCACCGCCATCGACGAGGTGCTGGGGGTGGTCAAGGCCTACACCACCCGGGTGGGTAACGGGCCGCTGCCCACCCAGGCGGAGCCGGGGGTGGAAGAGCACCTGCGCAAGCTGGGCGGGGAGTTCGGGGCCACCACCGGCCGGCCGCGCCGCTGCGGCTGGTTCGACGCCACGGTGGTGCGGTACTCGGTGCGGGTGAACGGCCTGACCGGGCTGGCGGTGACCAAGCTCGACGTGCTCGACACCTTCGCCGAGATCCCGGTGTGCACGGACTACACCCTCGAGGGCGAGGACTGCCACGAGATGCCATCGGACATCCGGACCCTAGAGCGGGTGACGCCCCGGTACGAGATGCTGCCCGGGTGGCGGAAGCCCACCACCGGCGCCCGCAAGCTCGCCGACCTCCCGCCCGAGGCCCGGGCCTACCTCGACCGGCTGCAGGACCTCTCCGGGGCGCCCATCCGCTTCGTCAGCGTGGGGACCCGGCGCGACCAGATCATCGGCGTGTCGTGA
- a CDS encoding M28 family peptidase, whose translation MTPREVHDAVIAAPREAGTEGAARAVALLSTHLRERGWTVREQRFRFQPASLLAFPLLGAGLGWLTLLELPLLLGRFPAVLAPLVWFGGAAALGLLAWGIGTGVEVPGAERREDVNLVATRDAEPVRRWLVAHVDTKAQGHSMAGRLVAVWVMGAAGLVLSGLVLWRPFQADPLPGWAVGVGAGLSLAGGALAARGRLRGGTVGARDNGTGLLALLTAADGLSGAGTGLVLTGAEEFGLVGARVLARTLEPAGVEVVNLDTLTDQGTLYLVAHDARGEDLAGRLAPALGGITQGLRVRRLPAGILTDSLPFARAGCAAVTIGRLSWADLRRLHTPRDTPEALSLNTAEAVGRALGAAR comes from the coding sequence GTGACCCCGCGCGAGGTGCATGACGCGGTCATCGCCGCCCCCCGCGAGGCCGGCACCGAGGGCGCGGCGCGGGCCGTGGCCCTCCTGTCCACCCACCTCCGCGAACGCGGCTGGACCGTCCGGGAGCAACGCTTCCGATTCCAGCCCGCCTCCCTCCTGGCCTTTCCCCTCCTCGGCGCGGGTCTCGGCTGGCTCACCCTGCTGGAGCTCCCCTTGCTGCTCGGCCGCTTTCCCGCGGTGCTCGCCCCCCTGGTGTGGTTCGGGGGCGCGGCGGCGCTCGGGCTGCTCGCCTGGGGGATCGGGACCGGGGTGGAGGTTCCCGGCGCGGAACGGCGTGAGGACGTGAACCTGGTCGCCACGCGGGACGCCGAGCCGGTGCGACGGTGGCTGGTGGCCCATGTGGACACCAAGGCCCAGGGCCATTCGATGGCGGGCCGGCTGGTCGCGGTCTGGGTGATGGGGGCGGCGGGGCTGGTCCTGTCGGGGCTGGTGCTCTGGCGCCCCTTCCAGGCCGATCCACTCCCGGGGTGGGCCGTCGGGGTGGGGGCCGGGCTTTCGCTCGCTGGCGGGGCGCTGGCGGCCCGTGGGAGGCTCCGAGGCGGGACGGTCGGTGCCCGGGACAACGGTACCGGGCTGCTGGCCCTGCTCACCGCCGCGGATGGCCTCTCCGGCGCCGGTACCGGTTTGGTCCTGACCGGGGCGGAGGAGTTCGGGCTGGTCGGGGCCCGGGTCCTGGCCAGGACCCTCGAGCCGGCCGGGGTGGAGGTGGTGAATCTGGACACCCTCACCGACCAGGGGACGCTCTATCTGGTGGCCCACGATGCTCGGGGTGAAGACCTGGCGGGCCGGCTGGCGCCAGCGCTCGGGGGTATCACCCAGGGGCTCAGGGTGCGGCGGCTGCCGGCCGGGATCCTCACCGACAGCCTGCCCTTCGCGCGGGCCGGGTGCGCGGCGGTGACCATCGGCCGGCTCTCCTGGGCCGACCTGCGGCGGCTGCACACGCCACGGGATACCCCGGAAGCCCTGTCGCTGAATACCGCGGAGGCGGTGGGGCGGGCGCTCGGCGCCGCGCGTTGA
- a CDS encoding PilT/PilU family type 4a pilus ATPase, with amino-acid sequence MEKIIKAAVERGASDLHIKAGDVFRARINGKLVPLTKQRLTPDQTRAIALKLLSSEEDRARLDHLKDFDCSWGMPGVGRFRVNVLRQRSSFMIVMRVIPFAVPTIEELHLPEVVARLAELDQGLVLVTGVSGSGKSSTVAAMLNHVNQNLHRHIVTVENPIEFLHRDVKCSVTQREVGVDTESFAIGLQAALRQDPDVIVIGEISDSDTLDTAIKAAERGHLVISTLPTPEVASTIARLHAMFPSVEREIGRIRLSEVLRGVIAQRLLPRKDEGGRVPVVEVMVATHEIRGILREPERLAGLRHLMAAGGGEGMQTLDQHVSRLLESGVIASETAAALGA; translated from the coding sequence ATGGAGAAGATCATCAAGGCGGCCGTGGAGCGCGGCGCGTCCGACCTGCACATCAAGGCGGGGGACGTCTTCCGGGCCCGCATCAACGGCAAGCTGGTCCCGCTCACCAAGCAGCGCCTCACGCCGGACCAGACGCGGGCGATCGCCCTCAAGCTGCTCTCGAGCGAGGAGGACCGCGCCCGCCTGGATCACCTGAAGGACTTCGACTGCTCCTGGGGGATGCCGGGGGTGGGCCGCTTCCGGGTCAACGTGCTGCGGCAGCGGTCCTCGTTCATGATCGTGATGCGGGTGATTCCCTTCGCCGTGCCCACCATCGAGGAGCTGCACCTCCCCGAGGTCGTGGCCCGGCTGGCGGAGCTGGACCAGGGGCTGGTGCTGGTCACCGGAGTGTCGGGGAGCGGCAAGAGCAGCACCGTGGCCGCCATGCTCAACCACGTGAACCAGAACCTGCATCGCCACATCGTGACGGTGGAGAACCCGATCGAGTTCCTGCACCGCGACGTCAAGTGCAGCGTCACCCAGCGCGAGGTGGGGGTCGACACCGAGAGCTTCGCCATCGGGCTGCAGGCGGCGCTGCGCCAGGACCCGGACGTCATCGTCATCGGGGAGATCAGTGACAGCGACACCCTCGACACGGCGATCAAGGCAGCGGAGCGGGGGCACCTGGTCATCTCCACGCTGCCGACGCCCGAGGTGGCCAGCACCATCGCGCGGCTGCACGCCATGTTCCCGAGCGTGGAGCGCGAGATCGGGCGGATCCGCCTCTCCGAGGTGCTCCGGGGCGTGATCGCGCAGCGGCTGCTGCCCCGGAAGGACGAGGGGGGCCGGGTCCCGGTGGTGGAGGTGATGGTGGCCACCCACGAGATCCGCGGCATCCTGCGCGAGCCCGAGCGCCTGGCCGGCCTCCGCCACCTGATGGCCGCGGGCGGTGGCGAGGGAATGCAGACACTCGACCAGCACGTGTCCCGCCTGCTCGAGTCCGGGGTCATCGCGTCGGAGACCGCCGCGGCGCTCGGCGCGTGA
- the trpS gene encoding tryptophan--tRNA ligase, with product MPRIFSGIQPSGELHIGNWLGAVQNWVQLQQSYECLYCVVDLHAITGRYDAGTLARRTWEMAVGVLAAGVDPERVTLFVQSHVPEHAELMWLFNTVTPIGELERMTQFKDKSTRVESIPAGLLNYPVLMAADILLYKADLVPVGEDQVQHLELTREICRKWNQEFAGGEPFFPEPKPMLTEAKRIVGLDGQAKMSKSLGNTIGILEPPEQVWEKLRPAKTDPARLRRQDPGNPDNCNIYALHKHFSAAAMVETVAGNCRTAGWGCIDCKKVLAEGMNAALDPIRARAAELTAHPERVHQILGDGAARARRIAGETMRAVRERMGFLARTNA from the coding sequence ATGCCTCGTATCTTTTCCGGAATCCAGCCCAGCGGCGAGCTGCACATCGGCAACTGGCTCGGCGCCGTCCAGAACTGGGTCCAGCTGCAGCAATCGTATGAGTGTCTCTACTGCGTGGTGGACCTGCACGCGATCACCGGTCGGTACGACGCCGGGACCCTCGCGCGGCGGACCTGGGAGATGGCCGTCGGCGTGCTCGCGGCCGGCGTGGACCCGGAGCGGGTGACGCTGTTCGTCCAGTCGCACGTCCCCGAGCACGCCGAGCTGATGTGGCTCTTCAACACGGTGACGCCCATCGGCGAGCTGGAGCGGATGACGCAGTTCAAAGATAAGTCTACCCGGGTCGAGAGCATCCCCGCCGGGTTGCTCAACTATCCGGTGCTCATGGCGGCCGACATCCTGCTCTACAAGGCGGACCTGGTGCCCGTGGGCGAGGACCAGGTGCAGCACCTGGAGCTCACCCGCGAGATCTGCCGCAAGTGGAACCAGGAGTTCGCCGGTGGCGAGCCGTTCTTCCCCGAGCCCAAGCCGATGCTCACCGAGGCCAAGCGGATCGTGGGCCTCGACGGCCAGGCCAAGATGTCGAAGAGCCTGGGGAACACCATCGGCATCCTCGAACCTCCCGAGCAGGTCTGGGAGAAGCTGCGGCCAGCCAAGACCGACCCGGCGCGGCTTCGGCGGCAGGACCCGGGGAACCCCGACAACTGCAACATCTACGCGCTGCACAAGCACTTCTCCGCGGCGGCCATGGTCGAGACGGTGGCCGGGAACTGCCGCACGGCGGGGTGGGGGTGCATCGACTGCAAGAAGGTGCTGGCGGAGGGGATGAACGCGGCCCTGGACCCGATCCGCGCCCGGGCCGCCGAGCTGACGGCGCACCCGGAGCGGGTGCACCAGATCCTCGGGGATGGGGCGGCGCGCGCCCGCCGCATCGCGGGCGAGACCATGCGCGCGGTGCGCGAGCGCATGGGCTTCCTGGCCCGGACCAACGCATGA
- a CDS encoding inositol monophosphatase, with product MASANDLLRTARAAAEAAGHYLRTVDRPAGPAAWIAKGRADWATEVDRESERIIGAILARETPGARIVGEELTPEVQTGGLVWIVDPLDGTTNFLHGFPAFAVSIAAAVEGRLEAAVVLHVPLNRLSTATRGGGAWEGGRRLAVSTIDDPAHSLIGTGFPFRDFDRLDEYLGQFRRVVLGSTGIRRPGSAAIDLADVAAGRFDGFWEQRLSAWDIAAGILLVREAGGLVTDRTGRDLGVEHGEVIAGNPAIHHWLLDIMREDPA from the coding sequence ATGGCATCGGCCAACGACTTACTACGCACCGCCCGCGCCGCCGCCGAGGCGGCCGGCCACTACCTGCGCACCGTGGACCGGCCCGCGGGGCCCGCCGCCTGGATCGCCAAGGGGCGCGCCGACTGGGCCACCGAGGTCGATCGCGAGTCGGAGCGGATCATCGGCGCGATCCTGGCCAGGGAGACTCCCGGGGCACGCATCGTGGGCGAGGAGCTGACCCCCGAGGTGCAGACCGGGGGCCTGGTGTGGATTGTCGACCCTCTCGACGGCACCACCAACTTCCTCCACGGCTTCCCCGCCTTTGCCGTCTCCATCGCGGCGGCGGTGGAGGGCCGGCTGGAAGCGGCCGTGGTGCTGCATGTGCCGCTCAATCGCCTGAGCACCGCCACCCGCGGGGGCGGGGCCTGGGAGGGAGGCCGCCGGCTGGCGGTGTCCACCATCGATGACCCGGCCCACTCCCTGATCGGCACCGGATTTCCCTTTCGCGACTTCGACCGGCTCGACGAGTACCTCGGGCAGTTCCGTCGGGTCGTCCTCGGGTCCACCGGAATCCGGCGCCCCGGGTCGGCCGCCATCGACCTGGCCGACGTCGCCGCCGGGCGGTTCGACGGGTTCTGGGAGCAGCGGCTCTCGGCCTGGGACATCGCCGCCGGCATCCTGCTGGTGCGTGAGGCCGGCGGGCTGGTCACCGACCGCACCGGCCGTGACCTCGGCGTGGAGCACGGCGAGGTGATCGCCGGCAACCCCGCAATCCACCACTGGCTGCTCGACATCATGAGGGAGGACCCGGCGTGA
- a CDS encoding cyclodeaminase/cyclohydrolase family protein: MNPDQRLADVLGAIAEGTPAPGGGAAAAVAGALAAALAGMCGRLALPRAAPEAHPGVESLIERADALRAQLAALAERDAEAYRQVLEAQRATDGTEGDRRLRRVAAWREAVRVPAGVIRACREVALLARRMARDGLPGAQGDALMAALLAAAAAAGSQVNLRLNLNAAGRPEDLRVLADESEILLRETQRAAADARLAVEERLGVGRGGATA, from the coding sequence GTGAACCCGGACCAGCGCCTCGCAGACGTGCTCGGCGCCATCGCCGAGGGCACCCCGGCCCCAGGCGGGGGAGCCGCCGCCGCCGTCGCGGGGGCGCTCGCCGCGGCCCTCGCCGGGATGTGCGGGCGGCTGGCCCTGCCCCGCGCCGCCCCGGAGGCGCACCCGGGGGTGGAGTCGCTGATCGAGCGGGCCGACGCCCTCCGCGCGCAGCTCGCCGCCCTGGCGGAGCGTGACGCGGAGGCCTATCGCCAGGTGCTCGAGGCCCAGCGGGCCACCGACGGGACCGAGGGAGACCGGCGGCTGCGGAGGGTCGCGGCCTGGCGGGAGGCGGTGCGGGTGCCGGCGGGTGTGATCCGCGCCTGCCGCGAGGTGGCGCTGCTGGCCCGGCGGATGGCGCGCGACGGGCTGCCGGGCGCCCAGGGCGATGCGCTCATGGCCGCGCTCCTCGCGGCGGCGGCGGCGGCCGGCTCGCAGGTCAACCTGCGGCTCAACCTCAACGCCGCGGGGCGGCCCGAGGACCTGCGGGTCCTGGCCGATGAATCGGAGATCCTGCTGCGGGAGACCCAGCGCGCGGCGGCGGATGCCCGGCTGGCGGTGGAGGAGCGGCTGGGCGTGGGCCGCGGGGGGGCTACTGCGTGA
- the map gene encoding type I methionyl aminopeptidase: MITIKSPREIETMARAGHIVGETLALLARTVRPGMSTEDLDRAAEEFIRSHPGATPSFKGLYGFPKTLCTSINEEIVHGIPSTRRVLREGNIVSIDVGVHLDGLHADSATTVAVGEIAPEATRLLRVTQECLAAGIAQATIGNHVGDIGHAVQAMAEAAGFGVVRELVGHGIGTQFHEEPQVPNHGHPKRGPRLLEGMTIAIEPMITAGHYATKTLPDKWTVVTADGSLSAHFEHTVAITKAGPRILTQ; this comes from the coding sequence ATGATCACCATCAAGTCCCCCCGCGAGATCGAGACGATGGCCCGCGCCGGGCACATCGTCGGCGAGACCCTGGCCCTGCTGGCCCGCACGGTGCGGCCCGGCATGTCCACCGAGGACCTCGATCGCGCGGCGGAGGAGTTCATCCGCAGCCACCCGGGCGCCACCCCGTCGTTCAAGGGCCTGTACGGCTTCCCCAAGACGCTCTGCACCTCGATCAACGAGGAGATCGTCCACGGCATCCCGAGCACCCGCCGGGTGCTCCGGGAGGGCAACATCGTGAGCATCGACGTGGGCGTACACCTCGACGGCCTGCACGCCGACTCGGCCACCACGGTGGCGGTAGGGGAGATCGCCCCGGAGGCCACCCGCCTGCTGCGGGTGACCCAGGAGTGCCTCGCCGCCGGGATCGCGCAGGCCACCATCGGGAACCACGTGGGCGACATCGGCCACGCCGTGCAGGCGATGGCGGAGGCGGCGGGATTCGGGGTGGTGCGGGAGCTGGTGGGGCACGGGATCGGCACCCAGTTCCACGAGGAGCCGCAGGTGCCCAACCACGGCCACCCCAAGCGGGGGCCGCGGCTGCTGGAAGGGATGACCATCGCCATCGAGCCGATGATCACCGCGGGGCACTACGCCACGAAGACCCTGCCGGACAAGTGGACGGTGGTGACCGCCGACGGCAGCCTGTCGGCCCACTTCGAGCACACGGTGGCCATCACCAAGGCCGGGCCCCGCATCCTCACGCAGTAG
- a CDS encoding adenylate kinase, producing MNILLLGPPGAGKGTQGAILSERLGLPKFATGDLLRDAVKRGTPVGLKAKAIMEAGQLVSDEIIMGVVREELGKPEARNGVIFDGVVRTVPQAEGVTRLLTELGRAMDHVLFFDVTNEEILGRIEKRRTIEGRADDDPKAVATRLTAYREQTAPVLAWYQARGGVHMIHAIGTVDAIAGRVKDLLGR from the coding sequence ATGAACATCCTTCTCCTCGGTCCCCCGGGCGCCGGCAAGGGCACGCAGGGCGCCATCCTCTCCGAGCGGCTCGGCCTCCCCAAGTTCGCCACCGGCGACCTGCTCCGGGACGCCGTCAAGCGCGGCACGCCCGTCGGGCTCAAGGCCAAGGCCATCATGGAGGCCGGTCAGCTCGTCAGCGACGAGATCATCATGGGGGTGGTCCGCGAGGAGCTCGGCAAGCCGGAGGCCCGCAACGGGGTCATCTTCGACGGGGTGGTGCGCACCGTCCCCCAGGCCGAGGGCGTGACCCGCCTGCTCACCGAGCTGGGCCGGGCCATGGACCACGTGCTCTTCTTCGACGTGACCAACGAGGAGATCCTCGGCCGGATCGAGAAGCGCCGGACCATCGAGGGTCGCGCCGACGACGACCCGAAGGCCGTCGCCACCCGGCTCACGGCCTACCGGGAGCAGACCGCGCCGGTGCTGGCCTGGTACCAGGCCCGGGGCGGGGTGCACATGATCCACGCCATTGGCACCGTGGACGCCATCGCCGGCCGGGTGAAGGACCTGCTCGGCCGCTAG
- the secY gene encoding preprotein translocase subunit SecY → MTAATRPSLGMDPELQKKIGFTLLALVIYRVGAHIFAPGVNVQAVTDFIRNSAAAGFFGLYDTLGGGLSRATVFALGIMPYISASIIFQLAGGIVPSIGKMQKDEEGKKKLTQWTRYITVGIALAQAYTFAVFTESIPGAVPVPTFWTRLAMVVVLTTGAIFVMWLGEQITERGIGNGMSLLITFSILDRLWPGLVQMVGFWREGALSIGKMLLFGAILVAVVAAVTAMHLAARRIPVQIPRKVMGRGRMTQGQKTFIPIRLITAGVMPIVFAQTIIIVPGTLASFTQNTWMRNMADFFTPGELPYDLTFAILILLFSYFYTSIIFNSVDLAENLKKQGGFIPGVKPGASTADYIDNVLARVTLPGALFLAIIAIIPVTMTKQLGFQQQFGGTSVLIVVGVLLDTIAQIQQHLQLRKYDSFMKTGRIKFRGRQQRFM, encoded by the coding sequence ATGACCGCCGCCACCCGGCCCAGCCTCGGGATGGACCCGGAGCTGCAGAAGAAGATCGGGTTCACCCTCCTCGCCCTGGTGATCTACCGCGTCGGCGCGCACATCTTCGCGCCCGGCGTCAACGTCCAGGCCGTGACCGACTTCATCCGGAACTCGGCCGCCGCCGGGTTCTTCGGGCTGTACGACACCCTGGGCGGCGGGCTCTCCCGCGCCACGGTGTTCGCCCTCGGCATCATGCCCTACATCTCCGCCTCGATCATCTTCCAGCTGGCCGGGGGCATCGTGCCCTCGATCGGCAAGATGCAGAAGGACGAGGAGGGCAAGAAGAAGCTGACCCAGTGGACCCGCTACATCACGGTCGGCATCGCCCTGGCGCAGGCCTACACCTTCGCGGTCTTCACCGAGAGCATCCCCGGCGCGGTCCCGGTCCCGACCTTCTGGACCCGGCTCGCCATGGTCGTGGTGCTCACCACCGGCGCCATCTTCGTCATGTGGCTCGGCGAGCAGATCACCGAGCGCGGCATCGGGAACGGGATGAGCCTGCTCATCACCTTCTCGATCCTCGACCGCCTCTGGCCGGGCCTGGTGCAGATGGTCGGCTTCTGGCGCGAGGGCGCGCTGTCGATCGGCAAGATGCTGCTCTTCGGCGCCATCCTGGTGGCCGTGGTGGCCGCGGTGACCGCGATGCACCTGGCGGCCCGGCGCATCCCGGTGCAGATCCCCCGGAAGGTCATGGGGCGCGGCCGCATGACGCAGGGCCAGAAGACCTTCATCCCGATCCGGCTGATCACCGCCGGCGTGATGCCGATCGTCTTCGCCCAGACCATCATCATCGTCCCCGGGACCCTGGCCAGCTTCACCCAGAACACCTGGATGCGGAACATGGCCGACTTCTTCACCCCCGGCGAGCTTCCGTACGACCTGACCTTCGCGATCCTGATCCTGCTGTTCAGCTACTTCTACACGTCCATCATCTTCAACTCGGTGGACCTGGCGGAGAACCTGAAGAAGCAGGGCGGCTTCATCCCGGGCGTGAAGCCGGGCGCCAGCACCGCGGACTACATCGACAATGTCCTGGCCCGCGTGACCCTGCCGGGCGCGCTGTTCCTCGCGATCATCGCGATCATCCCGGTCACCATGACCAAGCAGCTCGGGTTCCAGCAGCAGTTCGGCGGCACCTCCGTGCTGATCGTGGTGGGCGTGCTGCTCGACACCATCGCGCAGATCCAGCAGCACCTCCAGCTCCGCAAGTACGACAGCTTCATGAAGACGGGGCGGATCAAGTTCCGCGGGCGGCAGCAGCGCTTCATGTGA
- the rplO gene encoding 50S ribosomal protein L15 — MTLSNLRPARGSTKGKMRVGRGPGSGKGKTSGRGHKGHKARQGGETNPGFEGGQMPMYRRLPKRGFTNPFKVIAQPVNLKDLGGLTATEVNPDTLHAAGLIAKRDVPVKLLGTGAVDRAYTVSGVKLSGAAKSKIEQAGGKISAE, encoded by the coding sequence ATCACGCTCTCGAACCTCCGGCCGGCCCGCGGGTCGACCAAGGGCAAGATGCGCGTGGGGCGCGGCCCCGGCTCCGGCAAGGGCAAGACCTCCGGCCGCGGCCACAAGGGCCACAAGGCCCGGCAGGGCGGTGAGACCAATCCGGGCTTCGAGGGCGGCCAGATGCCGATGTACCGGCGGCTGCCCAAGCGCGGGTTCACCAACCCGTTCAAGGTCATCGCGCAGCCGGTCAACCTGAAGGATCTCGGCGGCCTCACCGCCACCGAGGTCAATCCGGACACCCTCCACGCCGCCGGGCTCATCGCCAAGCGCGACGTGCCGGTGAAGCTCCTCGGGACCGGCGCGGTGGATCGCGCCTACACCGTCTCCGGGGTCAAGCTCTCCGGCGCGGCGAAGAGCAAGATCGAGCAGGCCGGCGGGAAGATCAGCGCCGAATGA
- the rpmD gene encoding 50S ribosomal protein L30 — translation MGRNPVVGRQGPAYHAAKVPTEAQAKRLWVKQIRSGIGHPVTMRRTLKALGLKRHQSVSEVPNTASVRGMLFKVRHLIEVAPAQEK, via the coding sequence ATGGGGCGCAATCCAGTCGTCGGGCGACAGGGCCCGGCCTATCACGCGGCGAAGGTGCCCACCGAGGCCCAGGCCAAGCGGCTGTGGGTGAAGCAGATCCGCTCGGGGATCGGGCACCCCGTGACCATGCGGCGGACCCTCAAGGCGCTCGGCCTCAAGCGGCACCAGTCGGTGTCCGAGGTCCCGAACACCGCCTCGGTGCGCGGAATGCTGTTCAAGGTGCGCCACCTCATCGAGGTGGCGCCGGCCCAGGAGAAGTAA